In a genomic window of Halostella litorea:
- a CDS encoding amphi-Trp domain-containing protein: MPEEVLFESESTQDRAAIASVLRSVADKLDDGEPVTFAAGEESVTVDPPASPTFEIKVERETGDGPDETSFELEVEWSENDDAAAGGELRVE; this comes from the coding sequence ATGCCCGAGGAAGTGCTCTTCGAGTCGGAGTCGACGCAGGACAGGGCGGCGATAGCGTCTGTGCTGCGCAGCGTCGCGGACAAACTGGACGACGGCGAGCCGGTGACGTTCGCCGCCGGCGAGGAGTCGGTCACGGTCGACCCGCCGGCGTCGCCGACGTTCGAGATCAAAGTCGAGCGCGAGACCGGCGACGGCCCCGACGAGACGAGCTTCGAGCTGGAAGTCGAGTGGTCCGAGAACGACGACGCCGCGGCTGGCGGCGAGTTACGCGTCGAATAG